In Tachysurus fulvidraco isolate hzauxx_2018 chromosome 5, HZAU_PFXX_2.0, whole genome shotgun sequence, the genomic stretch GCCACGTTACCTGGGCATCCCTGGAGACAAAGAATACTGCATCACCAGGTGAGTGTGTTATTAAAGAGCAGAAATGCACAGGAAGGCTCTCACATGCAGAGATAAACTGTTGTCTCATGAGAGCCTAGCTTAATACTGAGCATCTCAACATGGAGCTTAGTTAAACTGCATGAGCCTGCTGGGGGAGAAATGGATACGGGAGCTTTATTCCTCTGAAGTGGTCAGGGAATAGGCTTATGGCCACGTACATCAACTTTTCACTAAGCGTTTTCGATGGTTTTAAATAAGTATTGGTAACACAATCCTTACTTACCACATGCTACAGCTGTTAAGTTCATATACAAAAATGCTAGAAAGAAAATTTTATGCAAACTATACTTTAATAGACTGAAACCCATGTGGGGGCCATCAGACAAACCTGCACTACAGAACTGGGCAAAGGCATTTATTGAGTTAATCTCTCAGAATTGTTGCTTACTGCCTTAATTTTGGGTGAAATGGAAAAACTAAATCCTAGTGCTTTTTTGCTGTTCTTGCTGCTGTTGCTGAAACCATTGTAAAGGCAGTGTTCAGCTGCTCAAATGAAACCTGTCTAACTAAAACCCTCCAACAAAGCTGTTATCACCATACATCTGGGAAGGTATTCCTGGAGTTTTTGAAATGCATCTGTCAGATGTGTGTATATTCAAACATTAAGGTTGGGCACTGATGATGATGCCCTGTGTGTAGTCCGATGGTGTCATTTTGCTCACTCTATTGTATGCTTGTGTCTTAACCTCTCCTACAGCGATGATCTGTTCTACTTGTCCTACTGTCCTGGTAAGACTCTAGTGATCGGAGCATCGTATGTGGCTCTGGAGTGTGGAGGATTTCTGGCAGGTCTGGGGCTTGATGTCACCATAATGGTGCGCTCTATTCTGCTGAGAGGCTTTGACCAGGATATGGCCAACCGTGCAGGGGACCACATGGAGACACATGGGGTCAAATTCCTTAGGAAGTTTGTCCCTGTTAAGGTACgtttgtgtgtaaaggaaaaaaaacaaggagtGGATGTAAAATGTTACTGTGAATCTCATGGTTATGTAATAGTCAACAGTTTATTGTGAATGAGTACATATTTCTGCCTCttgttattttaatgtgtgtgtgtgtgtgtgtgtgtgtgtgtgtgtgtgtgtgtgtgtgtgtgtgtgtgtgtgtgtcaggtagAGCAACTTGAGGCTGGCTCTCCAGGCAGATTGAGAGTGACTGCCAAGTCTACAGAGACTGATAAGATCATTGAAGAAGAGTATAACACTGTGAGTATAAATCCTGATGCTTGCTGTTTTGGAAAATGGATTATGTGTAATTATAAGTCTTGTCTTCTGTCATAGGTACTGATAGCTGTGGGTCGTGATGCTTGTACAGGAACTATAGGTCTAGACAAGGCTGGGGTGATTGTCAACCCAAAgtatgtctgtctttgtgttctcTGATATTTCTTCTCATGCTTTGTGGTTATTGTCCCTCCttctattcattctttttttttttttgggtgtggGAGGTTAGGGGGACTTCACTGTAGCTGCACAGTCAGTGTGATTCAGCAGTATTACTACTgggtgtatgtacatgtgtgcaaGCAAATCCTGTCAGACAACTGAACAAAAGTTTTGATAAAATGGTTGTTTAAACAGGGCAGGGGAAAAGGAGAAGCAGCTTTTTCTGGAACAttactcctacacacacacacacacacacacacacacacaagatgcaGCTAATTTTCCAACAAGAAATTCATTGTGTAGCAAGGGGTAGTACATGAGGCCATATGGTTAAGTTCGAAACttaatattttctctctctaatcATGTTGGATATTAAACAGTGTTAATTAGTCTCTGTTCTAAGCTGTGTTTACTTTGGAAACTCATTGTGTGGGGGTGGACTGTGATTTCTTTAGGAATGGGAAGATCCCAGTGAATGATGGAGAGCAGACAAACATTCCACACATCTACGCTATCGGGGATATCCTTGAGGACAAGTGGGAGCTGACTCCTGTGGCTATTCAGGCTGGAAGACTGCTGGCTCGAAGGCTGTATTCAGGTTCCTCTGTGAAGGTGCATATACACGTGTGACTGAGCATTTAGTTAACTTTAATATCATGATGTGCATGCTCATTTTGTGAAGACAGCTAAAGTTAACAGGATTGTTAATTGACTTCTAAGTTCACATATGCTGTATAGTAGCTGCTTCTGTCCAGTTAAATATGCAAACAACAATTTTGACTTTGTTCGATTAATTGTGATTTACTCAATTTGTccaattttataaaatgttttcttcatggtttttaaaataacacatgaTCTAGGATGTTTGTTGTACTTTtgctaatgtgtgtttttatttgcagTGTGACTATGTGAATGTTCCCACCACTGTATTCACACCTCTGGAGTATGGTAGCTGCGGTCTTTCTGAGGAAAAGGCTATAGAGCTTTATGGAGAGGaaaacctggaggtgtgtgttacatctttctcttcctctgtgAGGAACCTGTTcgctatatataatattaatactgTTATGTTATGTGGTGTGAAGATTTTTCACAGTCTGTTTTGGCCTCTGGAGTGCACCATACCTGGCAGAGACAACAACAGATGCTATGCCAAGATCATTTGCAACAAGTTTGACAATGTGAGTGGAGTATTACGGTTTTATCtagacaaaaaacaacacattttctaaatttaaaaaaagagttaCTGAagtttttgttatgtttaaCAGAACAATGTTAAactattgttttattattaaaaacttcATCCATCTTTGAAGCTCAGGCATGTGGTGAATCAATCACTCTCAAATTTGTCATTTTGATCCCATGGCCTCTAGCAAAAGTGCTGATTTTGCATGAATGCTTGTGTCTAGGAACGTGTCATAGGTTTTCACTACCTGGGCCCTAATGCTGGAGAGGTGACTCAAGGCTTTGGTGTTGCCATGAAGTGTGGAGTTACTAAGGAGCAGTTAGACAACACCATTGGGATACATCCTACCTGTGCtgaggtgtgtgcatgtgtctaaTAATAAAGCTCAAAACTATAGCTTTGTCTTCTAATGATATGGCTTTTAAGATTAAACTGTGGTTTAATGATTGTTTCATCTGTCTTCCCAGATCTTCACCACAATGGAAGTGACTAAGCGGTCAGGTGGTGACATCAAACAAGCTGGTTGCTGAGGTTAAACCCTGCTTGTTTAATAGGCTGTCCTATAGTGTATGAACTGGTTCACACTAGTTTATACTGGACTCATCCATCCTTTTAAGACgtttctcatctttttttctcctctgcaTTCAAAAGAACTTTTCCTATTAGATTCCTAGCTTTTGAGCTCTACTCAAGGATAAACCAAGTCTCCAAAGAGACAGCCAACCACAGAGCAATAAAAGATGAAATTGGATAAAAGCACAAGCTTGCTTAGAGAGCACTTAAGAGTTTAAATGTAGTAAGGAAACATGGGTTGACTGTTGATTCTTTAAATTCAACTGCTGGATATCACTTTGAGCTTTTAGGGTTTCTCCTTAGGAGCAAGTGCCTTTAGTGGTTGCATATAAAGAAGCTGAGCTTAACCTGCTGCAGAGGAGAGATGCTGAAGAAACTAAAGTCTAGTAGGACAGCCTGTTAAACAGCGGGGTTACTCTGCTGCTCCAAATCCTCAAAAACTAAGTCAGAGATGCTCTGGGGAGGACACATGCTATTGTGTTGACACTCCTAAGTGCTGTGTGACGTTTTAGCCCTTAACCTGAATTCTGAGGTGGGCTAAGACTGATAATGATCTCTGCTTAGGCCTAAGAGGTAAACACACTTTcttgtacaaacacacacacacactctagtcAACCTCAGCTCCAGGCTCATAAGTAGGACTTTGGGTTATCGATTTCTCAAAACtactgcagtgctgcacaatcATGACTGTTAGAACTGGGTCTCTGGAAATGTGATTAATACATGTATAAGCCAGACAGAATTACTCTTAATGATTTAATCCACCATAGCCTAGGACATTAATGTTAAACGTGTTTggtaaacattaaaatattctgGCCTGTGTTCCCCCAAAACAGAAAAGTTAGTGGTGTGTGGTCTacattttgtttgctttctattattttgtcatttattcttGTATCATTTCCAACATTCCGTCCATAgatcattaaatttttttttatttttttttattaaacagccATTTGAGAGTAAATTGTGGTCTAAATACAGCTCAAAACAAAACTCTAAAACATGTTGGCAATATATCTATACATCAGTTAaacaattaaattgaaatttgtGTACATTAAATCATCACTGGGTTTGATTTAAATGCATGCAAATTTCAGaacttaataattatttaaaagttgTTCATGTCCTAACCAAATGCCTTGTTTATCAGCTTGGTCTCCCTGATCATTTTTGAACTATACAGACCCCCTGGTTGCTGTGGACTTTATTATATGTAAATGCTGAGGTGTTGTTACTTAGCAACAATGTCTGGTAAATGTACAAAGCAGTGTTTCCATGGTATCATTGTTTTCTGAGTAATTGAAAAAACTTAATAAAGTTATGTACACTGAACCTTATCTTTTGAttgcactgacttttttttaagcataATGCAGAGAACTAACTGGAACCTTAGTCTTGTTCTAAGGTATGATGCTAGAAATTACTAGTGTTACTGTTGGGAGAAAAGAACAACAGAATGCAAGAAGGGCTTATGAAATTTGGGTTTGTACATACAATAGAGGAAGCAGGTGAACTGATAATTATGAAATATCCCTGCTTTGGTCAGTGTTAAAATGTTTCTTCATAAGGCAGCTCAGTTCTTCTGTTGACACAACCTGAAACTGCTTGGGGATAAGTGTGGCCTGAATCACATTgtgtggttttatatatatatttgtgtacaacCCAACCCTggggaaaatgtttttaattccatatatttatatagcgccttacacaattcacattgtctcaagcAGCTGTACacaagtatggaaacagaaaaaattaagttactatatacagtggtgtgaaagttTGCCcccttctgtgttttttttttttttttgcacgtttgtcacactttaatgtttctgatcattaaacagatttaaatattagttaaagataacactagtaagtaaacacaacatgcagtatttaaataaaggtttctattattaagggaaaacaaaatccaaccCTGCATGGCCCTGTTGCCCCTGTTTCCCCCTAAACCTAACAACTGcttgggccacccttagcagcaagaactgcaatcaagcatttgtgataacttgcaatgagtctgttacagtgctgtggaggaattttggtccactcatgtttgcagaat encodes the following:
- the txnrd3 gene encoding thioredoxin reductase 3, whose amino-acid sequence is MPPVETDTAQVKARIQELVDNNLVVIFSKSFCPYCKKVKELFKELNVECEALELDLIANGSSYQDVLMEMTGQKTVPNVFVNKTHVGGCDKTMQAYKDGHLQQLLGAESQAYDYDLIVIGGGSGGLACSKEAAALGKRVMVLDYVVPTPLGTSWGLGGTCVNVGCIPKKLMHQTALLRTALEDARKFGWEFSEAVSHKWETMKDAVNNYIGSLNWGYRVALRDKNVNYVNAYAEFVEPHKIKATNKRGKETFYTAATFVLATGERPRYLGIPGDKEYCITSDDLFYLSYCPGKTLVIGASYVALECGGFLAGLGLDVTIMVRSILLRGFDQDMANRAGDHMETHGVKFLRKFVPVKVEQLEAGSPGRLRVTAKSTETDKIIEEEYNTVLIAVGRDACTGTIGLDKAGVIVNPKNGKIPVNDGEQTNIPHIYAIGDILEDKWELTPVAIQAGRLLARRLYSGSSVKCDYVNVPTTVFTPLEYGSCGLSEEKAIELYGEENLEIFHSLFWPLECTIPGRDNNRCYAKIICNKFDNERVIGFHYLGPNAGEVTQGFGVAMKCGVTKEQLDNTIGIHPTCAEIFTTMEVTKRSGGDIKQAGC